In Bacillus sp. DX3.1, the following proteins share a genomic window:
- a CDS encoding ABC transporter ATP-binding protein gives MYQSAVILHDVSKQFGKKEVLHRISLNVAEAEIFGLVGPSGSGKTTLIKMIAGISEATTGSVTALQTKMPNLIGMKRIGYMAQADALYEELSAYENADFMATMYGLKGKHKKKRIEEVFALVQLSQHAKKQVQHFSGGMKKRLSLAMALLHEPKLLILDEPTVGIDPVLRKSIWEKFYELKKQGTTIIVTTHIMDEAEFCERLGLIRDGKLIATGTPNELKKRTSSGRIEDVFLLEGAIEL, from the coding sequence TTGTATCAATCTGCTGTAATTTTACATGATGTATCAAAGCAATTTGGAAAAAAAGAAGTGCTTCATCGTATTTCACTGAATGTAGCGGAAGCAGAGATTTTTGGTTTAGTAGGTCCTTCTGGTTCAGGTAAAACAACCCTTATTAAAATGATTGCTGGTATTAGCGAGGCAACGACAGGGAGTGTAACAGCTTTACAAACGAAAATGCCTAACTTAATTGGGATGAAGCGAATTGGTTATATGGCGCAAGCGGATGCTCTTTATGAAGAACTGTCAGCTTATGAAAACGCAGATTTTATGGCAACGATGTATGGTTTGAAAGGCAAGCATAAGAAAAAGAGAATCGAAGAAGTTTTTGCTTTAGTTCAGCTTTCCCAGCATGCGAAAAAGCAAGTACAGCATTTTTCAGGTGGTATGAAGAAGCGTTTATCGCTTGCAATGGCACTTTTGCATGAACCGAAACTTTTAATTTTAGATGAGCCAACTGTTGGGATTGATCCTGTACTACGAAAATCAATTTGGGAAAAGTTTTATGAGTTAAAAAAACAAGGAACAACGATTATTGTGACAACACACATAATGGACGAAGCTGAATTTTGTGAACGTCTAGGTTTAATTCGAGATGGGAAGTTAATTGCAACAGGTACACCAAATGAGTTAAAGAAACGAACTTCATCAGGACGGATTGAAGATGTTTTTTTACTGGAAGGAGCGATTGAATTATGA
- a CDS encoding TetR/AcrR family transcriptional regulator, with protein sequence MKEDWLEELIAATDTDKRNERQMRILEAAVDMFGEKGYASTSTSEIAKRAGVAEGTIFRYYKTKKDLLFAVVMPTLTKFAAPFFVQSFAKEIFEGTYESYEDFLRAAIRNRFAFAKTHFPMLKILMQEVPFQPELKNEIQQLLAKEIFSRFEKIVVHFQKQGQIIEVPTPTVLRFTLSSVVGFILTRFLLLPEEKWDDEAEIEYTIQFILYGLTPRR encoded by the coding sequence ATGAAAGAAGATTGGCTAGAAGAATTAATCGCTGCTACTGATACAGACAAGCGTAATGAACGGCAAATGCGTATATTAGAAGCAGCGGTTGATATGTTTGGAGAAAAAGGCTATGCATCGACTTCAACGAGTGAAATTGCAAAGCGTGCTGGCGTAGCGGAAGGAACCATCTTCCGCTACTATAAAACAAAAAAAGATTTACTATTTGCGGTTGTGATGCCGACTTTAACGAAATTTGCTGCACCATTTTTTGTACAATCTTTTGCGAAAGAGATATTTGAAGGCACATATGAATCTTATGAAGACTTTTTGCGTGCAGCGATTCGTAATCGTTTTGCTTTTGCGAAAACGCATTTTCCTATGTTGAAAATTTTAATGCAAGAAGTTCCATTTCAACCGGAGTTAAAAAATGAAATTCAACAGTTGTTAGCAAAAGAAATTTTTTCACGTTTTGAAAAGATCGTCGTACATTTTCAAAAACAGGGACAAATTATTGAAGTACCCACACCTACTGTATTACGTTTTACATTATCTTCTGTTGTAGGGTTTATCTTAACGCGATTTTTACTTTTACCTGAAGAAAAGTGGGATGATGAAGCCGAAATAGAATATACCATTCAATTTATATTGTACGGATTAACGCCTCGGAGGTAA
- a CDS encoding NAD(P)-dependent oxidoreductase produces MTDPFKDKKVIVTGGYGFVGSHLVQRLLKQQAKVAVLTRETSNPWRLKEVLRSIELYKVDIRDKIQVQNAIKKFNPDYIFHLAAYGVNSSNTNYMSAVETNVIGTINIIQAAKLVDCKKIINIGSSSEYGNKTELIHENMVLTPVDIYGSSKASATIIAHQIASENNINIITLRPFGIFGEGEESHKLFCHIILHVLHKRDVNLTLCNQLRDYCYVENIIDVCMLAVEKESVQNDIFNIGSGEIYPLRYYVELLFKHLQTDKKPNYGVLPYRDNERWVPKPNINKVKKMLSWEPKIAIEEGIIRTINWYKHNKHLYPDM; encoded by the coding sequence ATGACTGACCCTTTTAAAGATAAAAAGGTAATTGTTACGGGTGGATACGGATTTGTTGGTTCCCATTTAGTACAGAGATTATTAAAACAACAGGCAAAAGTAGCTGTTTTAACAAGAGAAACATCAAATCCTTGGCGCCTTAAAGAAGTATTAAGAAGTATTGAACTATATAAGGTAGATATACGAGATAAAATTCAAGTTCAAAATGCCATAAAAAAATTCAATCCAGATTACATTTTTCATCTTGCGGCATATGGAGTAAATTCGTCTAATACAAACTACATGAGTGCTGTTGAAACGAATGTTATAGGTACCATTAATATCATTCAAGCTGCAAAACTAGTAGATTGCAAAAAAATTATTAATATTGGAAGTAGCTCGGAATATGGAAATAAGACAGAACTGATTCATGAAAATATGGTATTAACACCTGTAGATATTTATGGAAGTAGTAAAGCATCGGCCACAATAATAGCTCATCAAATTGCCTCTGAAAATAATATTAATATTATAACTCTCAGACCCTTTGGGATATTTGGTGAAGGTGAAGAATCACATAAATTATTTTGCCATATCATTTTACATGTATTGCACAAGAGAGACGTAAATTTAACGTTATGTAATCAATTGAGGGATTACTGCTATGTTGAAAATATCATAGATGTTTGTATGTTAGCAGTTGAAAAGGAATCTGTACAGAATGATATTTTTAATATTGGAAGTGGTGAAATCTATCCATTAAGGTACTATGTGGAATTACTCTTTAAACACTTGCAGACAGATAAAAAACCGAATTATGGTGTATTACCTTATAGAGACAATGAAAGATGGGTTCCTAAACCAAATATTAATAAAGTTAAAAAGATGCTTTCCTGGGAGCCGAAAATAGCTATTGAAGAAGGAATAATCAGAACTATTAATTGGTATAAACATAATAAGCATTTGTATCCGGATATGTAA
- the rfbG gene encoding CDP-glucose 4,6-dehydratase produces MLNNGFNNVFKGKRVLITGHTGFKGSWLSIWLQELGATVIGYSLDPENKNDNFVLTNIQNEMIDIRGDIRDFNKVNEVFSQYKPEIVFHLAAQSLVKYSYHHPKYTYEVNVMGTMNVLEAIRLHESVKVGIMVTSDKCYENKEWVWGYRENDPMGGHDPYSSSKGCCELLVSSYRNSYFQEKKYEHHQKVIASVRAGNVIGGGDWSVDRIIPDCIRALETNKEIIIRNPNTVRPWQHVLEPLSGYLLLTEKILKEGTHFSGAWNFGPKPSNIVTVEEIVTRMIKIWGSGNWIKSNAHQGELHETTLLNLDISKSKFKLKWEPRWSLQQALESTVEWYKIYNKRTNVREICVNQIKTYCNC; encoded by the coding sequence TTGTTAAACAATGGCTTTAATAATGTATTTAAAGGAAAGAGAGTTTTAATTACAGGTCACACAGGCTTCAAGGGTTCTTGGTTATCGATATGGTTACAAGAATTGGGAGCGACCGTTATTGGATATTCTTTGGACCCTGAAAATAAAAATGATAATTTTGTTTTAACGAATATCCAAAATGAAATGATTGATATTCGCGGAGATATTAGAGATTTTAATAAGGTGAATGAAGTTTTTAGTCAATATAAACCTGAAATTGTATTTCATTTGGCTGCACAATCACTTGTTAAATATTCATATCATCATCCAAAATATACGTATGAAGTAAATGTTATGGGAACGATGAATGTATTGGAAGCAATCAGATTACATGAATCAGTTAAAGTTGGAATTATGGTTACAAGTGACAAATGTTATGAGAATAAAGAATGGGTTTGGGGATACCGAGAAAATGACCCTATGGGCGGGCATGATCCATATAGTTCTAGCAAAGGGTGCTGTGAACTTTTAGTTTCTTCTTACCGAAATTCCTACTTTCAAGAAAAAAAATATGAGCACCATCAAAAGGTAATTGCTAGTGTTAGAGCTGGTAATGTAATTGGTGGGGGGGATTGGTCAGTAGACAGAATTATCCCCGATTGTATACGGGCGTTGGAAACAAATAAAGAAATTATTATTAGAAATCCCAATACAGTAAGACCATGGCAACATGTACTGGAACCTTTAAGTGGTTACTTACTTCTAACGGAAAAAATTTTGAAAGAAGGAACTCATTTTTCAGGAGCATGGAATTTTGGCCCAAAACCAAGTAACATCGTTACTGTAGAAGAAATTGTTACTCGAATGATAAAGATTTGGGGATCAGGAAATTGGATAAAATCAAATGCACATCAGGGAGAATTACATGAGACTACATTATTAAACCTTGATATTAGTAAATCCAAATTTAAACTTAAGTGGGAGCCAAGATGGTCCCTTCAACAAGCATTAGAGAGCACAGTAGAATGGTATAAAATTTATAATAAGCGTACAAATGTTAGAGAAATATGTGTCAATCAAATTAAAACATATTGTAACTGTTAA
- a CDS encoding sugar phosphate nucleotidyltransferase produces MKVIILCGGKGLRMRGVLEDVPKPLVRVQGKPIIWHIMDWYSKFGHEEFILPLGYKGEKIKEYFMDYNWKEHDFMLDSSKNQYQLLEKMEQWNITFIDTGIETMTGARVKKIEKYVDDEMFLLTYGDGLAHIDINELIKFHKEKGKIATLTGIKKNSQYGVLEVENGIAKDFKEKPILDALINGGFFVFNKEIFTYLSDENECILEEEPLRNLIKNNELAVFEYDGFWIGIDTPKDLKDANEKWVPDRRN; encoded by the coding sequence ATGAAAGTCATAATTTTGTGTGGAGGAAAAGGGTTAAGAATGAGGGGAGTTCTAGAGGATGTGCCTAAACCATTGGTGCGAGTCCAAGGGAAACCAATCATTTGGCATATTATGGACTGGTATAGTAAATTTGGCCATGAAGAATTTATTTTACCATTAGGATATAAGGGAGAAAAAATTAAAGAATATTTCATGGATTATAACTGGAAAGAACATGATTTTATGCTAGATTCCTCGAAAAATCAATATCAATTATTAGAGAAAATGGAGCAGTGGAATATAACGTTCATTGATACAGGAATAGAAACAATGACTGGAGCAAGGGTGAAAAAAATTGAAAAGTACGTAGATGATGAGATGTTTTTATTAACTTATGGGGATGGATTAGCTCATATAGATATTAATGAACTTATAAAATTCCATAAGGAAAAGGGGAAAATTGCAACATTAACTGGAATCAAGAAGAATAGTCAGTATGGTGTATTAGAGGTTGAAAATGGAATTGCAAAAGATTTTAAGGAAAAGCCAATACTTGATGCTTTAATAAATGGAGGGTTTTTTGTATTCAATAAAGAGATATTTACTTATTTAAGCGATGAGAATGAGTGTATTCTTGAAGAAGAACCCTTACGTAATTTAATAAAAAATAATGAACTAGCAGTTTTTGAATATGATGGATTCTGGATTGGAATTGATACACCGAAAGATCTTAAAGATGCGAATGAAAAATGGGTTCCTGACAGAAGAAATTAG
- a CDS encoding glycosyltransferase, with product MNFKHELEFLPDIYIPSEVKKDIQPSQDHPITNQIKNHVVNKSIQLARNKQSKHGKHVCVIVGKEYVLKVIALQQSLIQNTKEFTLWICCIDSFAYSILEKLNLNNVILLQVEELEDEQLKNVKKKRKINEYCWTLKAVLIEYLLVNYNLSSVLYCDGDLFFFADPSPIFDEWGDNSVFLCPQRDRDWVEQKYGKYQAGLIGFKNDVYGLKSVRWWKEKCLDWCSAEPDRGRFGDQKYLDYIPIYFPKVKISRNLGINAAPWNCIYNNDYNISKNLNEVYIETDKLVVYHFACITIFSENDFDLWSLGEISIPNNILDCIYTPYLNQIQLILEELKPKIGEQTRELLSTKEVQEAQTLYKDSQLRRKMNQWEKFLNFSLIISREYLIKGLACYYSLEKQGKNFTVWICCMDDLTYRILTEMELKNAILIHVKEIENKELLDIKDERSLQEYCWTLKAPLCLHIFNYYSEVDHIIYCDADMYFFSNPNVILDEWWKYSVFLCPQRGTTELESVHGMYQAGLIGFKNDKNSKDILNWWKDKCLEYCRDIYDVEFNRWGDQKYLNHIPDLFSNIKIMNHKGIDAAPWNLILNNHDYVGREDNKVFVDNDELIAFHFGSMQIFNTDEFDLWKQEAIKIDQPIFENIYIPYIEEIRNTCHILRNTFRNPLTPLYVETSDKSSAKNYVRYPSFRLRRNSFFSLV from the coding sequence TTGAATTTCAAACATGAACTAGAGTTTTTACCAGATATTTATATTCCTTCTGAAGTAAAAAAAGATATTCAACCATCTCAAGACCATCCAATAACAAATCAAATAAAAAACCATGTAGTGAATAAAAGTATCCAATTAGCTCGTAATAAGCAATCCAAACACGGAAAACATGTTTGTGTCATAGTAGGAAAAGAATATGTATTGAAGGTAATTGCATTACAGCAATCCCTAATACAGAACACAAAAGAGTTTACATTGTGGATTTGTTGTATAGATTCATTTGCGTATTCAATATTGGAAAAATTAAATTTAAATAATGTTATCCTCTTGCAAGTAGAAGAATTGGAAGATGAACAACTAAAAAATGTTAAGAAAAAAAGAAAAATTAATGAATATTGTTGGACTTTAAAGGCTGTGCTTATTGAGTATTTGTTGGTAAATTATAATTTATCATCTGTTCTTTATTGTGATGGAGATTTATTTTTCTTCGCTGATCCTTCACCTATATTTGATGAATGGGGAGATAATTCGGTTTTTCTTTGTCCTCAAAGGGACCGTGATTGGGTAGAACAAAAATATGGGAAATACCAAGCGGGATTAATAGGGTTTAAAAATGATGTATATGGGTTAAAGAGTGTAAGGTGGTGGAAAGAAAAATGTTTAGATTGGTGCAGTGCTGAACCTGATAGGGGAAGATTTGGAGACCAAAAGTATTTAGATTATATCCCTATTTATTTTCCAAAAGTAAAGATATCAAGAAATCTAGGAATAAACGCAGCTCCATGGAATTGTATTTATAATAACGATTATAATATTTCTAAAAATCTTAATGAAGTATATATCGAGACAGATAAATTAGTTGTTTATCATTTTGCATGTATCACAATTTTTAGTGAAAATGATTTTGATCTTTGGTCCTTAGGAGAAATCTCAATACCTAATAATATATTGGATTGTATTTATACTCCTTATTTAAATCAAATCCAGTTAATTCTTGAAGAATTAAAACCAAAAATTGGTGAACAAACAAGGGAACTCTTAAGTACAAAAGAGGTACAAGAAGCACAAACTTTATATAAAGATTCTCAATTAAGAAGAAAAATGAATCAATGGGAGAAATTCTTGAACTTTTCATTAATTATAAGTCGAGAATATTTAATTAAAGGATTAGCTTGTTACTATTCACTAGAAAAACAAGGGAAAAACTTTACTGTTTGGATTTGTTGTATGGATGATCTAACTTATCGGATTTTAACAGAAATGGAATTAAAAAATGCCATACTCATTCACGTAAAAGAAATAGAAAATAAAGAACTCTTAGATATAAAGGATGAAAGAAGCTTACAAGAGTACTGTTGGACGTTAAAAGCTCCTTTATGTCTCCATATTTTTAATTATTATTCTGAGGTTGATCATATTATATATTGTGATGCAGATATGTACTTTTTCTCAAATCCTAATGTAATTCTAGATGAATGGTGGAAGTATTCCGTTTTTCTATGTCCACAGAGAGGCACAACAGAACTTGAAAGTGTACACGGTATGTATCAAGCTGGGTTAATTGGATTTAAAAATGATAAAAATAGTAAGGATATTCTAAACTGGTGGAAGGACAAGTGTCTAGAATATTGTCGAGATATATATGATGTTGAATTTAATAGATGGGGAGATCAAAAATATTTAAATCATATTCCTGATTTATTTTCTAATATTAAAATCATGAATCACAAAGGAATTGATGCTGCACCGTGGAATTTGATTTTGAATAATCATGATTATGTAGGAAGAGAAGACAACAAGGTTTTTGTGGATAATGATGAATTAATTGCTTTTCACTTTGGGAGCATGCAAATTTTTAATACAGATGAATTTGATTTATGGAAACAGGAAGCTATAAAAATTGATCAACCAATTTTTGAAAATATTTATATTCCTTATATTGAAGAGATAAGAAATACATGTCACATACTTCGTAATACTTTTAGAAACCCTCTTACTCCTTTATATGTAGAAACATCAGATAAATCCTCAGCGAAAAACTATGTTAGGTATCCATCCTTCCGTTTAAGGCGTAATTCATTTTTCAGTTTGGTTTAA
- a CDS encoding ABC transporter permease: protein MRVGGVVLRIIRQFFRDKRSLAMMFGAPMLLLWLLSLVFTQGEYKPHIALVDVPSPIAESMKKQDATIYEYDKEKAHTKLEEQQIDAILTLENGKMKVTLEGSDSSKNRAVLQVLQKSTEKKEMTAMKPGVNYLHGSADFSMFDGLGPVLIGFFTFFFVFILSGVSFVRERLSGTLERLLSTPVRRWEIVAGYIIGFGIFAFLQSVLIVSFSVYILDLYVAGSLWLTLLITCMLSLTALTLGTFLSAYANNEFQMIQFIPLVIVPQIFFSGLFPIESMNKWLQMLGKLFPLTYGADAMRQVMIRNQGFSEIASDLGILLLFAVLFVVGNVFALKKHRRI, encoded by the coding sequence ATGAGAGTAGGTGGTGTTGTCCTCCGTATTATTCGTCAATTTTTCCGAGATAAACGGTCGCTTGCGATGATGTTTGGGGCTCCGATGTTACTTCTGTGGCTACTGTCGCTTGTATTTACACAAGGAGAGTATAAACCGCATATTGCATTGGTAGATGTACCTTCTCCTATTGCCGAATCTATGAAAAAACAAGATGCTACGATTTATGAGTATGATAAAGAAAAAGCACATACTAAATTAGAAGAACAACAAATAGATGCCATACTTACTCTAGAAAATGGGAAAATGAAAGTAACGTTAGAAGGCAGTGACTCTTCAAAAAATCGTGCAGTATTACAAGTACTACAAAAGAGTACTGAGAAAAAAGAAATGACAGCAATGAAACCTGGGGTTAATTATTTACATGGCTCAGCAGACTTTTCGATGTTTGATGGACTAGGTCCAGTATTAATTGGATTTTTTACGTTTTTCTTTGTCTTTATTTTATCGGGTGTATCCTTTGTACGTGAGCGGCTGAGCGGAACGCTAGAAAGATTGTTATCCACTCCAGTGCGGCGCTGGGAAATTGTTGCCGGGTATATTATTGGTTTTGGTATATTTGCATTTTTACAATCAGTTTTAATTGTAAGCTTTTCTGTCTATATTCTCGATTTATATGTTGCGGGATCACTGTGGCTGACGTTGCTGATTACATGTATGCTCTCATTAACTGCATTAACGCTAGGAACATTCTTATCAGCATACGCAAATAATGAATTCCAAATGATTCAGTTTATCCCGCTAGTCATTGTTCCGCAAATTTTCTTTTCTGGTTTATTTCCAATTGAATCTATGAATAAGTGGCTACAAATGCTCGGGAAGTTATTCCCACTCACATATGGTGCTGATGCGATGAGGCAAGTGATGATTCGTAACCAAGGGTTTAGTGAAATTGCAAGTGATCTTGGCATCCTACTTCTTTTTGCAGTTTTATTTGTAGTTGGAAATGTATTTGCTTTGAAAAAACATCGCAGAATATAA
- a CDS encoding DUF523 and DUF1722 domain-containing protein: MRQFATPTVVVSKCLEFEACRYNGDKIPDLTIRNLQPFVTFIPVCPEVEIGLGIPRETIRIVEEDGVQKLVQPSTKEDVTEKMKHFSEEFLSSLPDVDGFILKNRSPSCGTRDVKIYTGFEKAPAKGKGAGLFGGTVLEKFSHVAVEEEGRLSNFIIREHFFTRLFTIAHFKTLKENKSMEELVSFQTDHKYLFMAYNQTKQKELGRIIANPAKAPHEEVFENYEKTLCELLERTPRYTSNVNVCQHIFGYFKKDLKKEEKEHFLSLLHKYVEKKIPLSNLLALLKSWALRFEEDYLLRQTYFEPYPEALVEISDSGKGRDY; this comes from the coding sequence ATGAGACAATTTGCAACACCAACAGTTGTTGTAAGTAAGTGTTTAGAATTTGAAGCGTGTCGTTATAACGGTGATAAAATCCCTGACCTTACGATTCGGAATTTACAGCCTTTTGTTACATTTATTCCGGTTTGTCCTGAAGTAGAAATTGGTTTAGGCATTCCGCGTGAGACAATTCGGATTGTAGAGGAAGATGGTGTTCAAAAACTAGTGCAACCTTCAACAAAAGAAGATGTGACAGAGAAAATGAAACATTTTTCTGAGGAGTTTCTTTCTTCATTACCTGATGTAGATGGGTTTATCTTGAAAAATCGTTCTCCAAGCTGCGGGACTAGAGATGTGAAAATTTATACAGGATTTGAAAAAGCACCAGCAAAAGGAAAAGGTGCTGGTCTATTTGGTGGTACTGTTTTAGAAAAATTTTCGCACGTTGCAGTGGAAGAAGAAGGTAGATTGTCGAATTTTATTATTCGTGAACATTTCTTTACAAGATTGTTTACAATTGCTCATTTTAAAACGTTAAAGGAAAATAAAAGTATGGAAGAGCTTGTTTCCTTTCAAACGGATCACAAGTATTTATTTATGGCATATAATCAGACAAAACAAAAAGAATTGGGCCGCATAATTGCAAATCCAGCAAAGGCTCCCCATGAGGAAGTATTTGAAAACTATGAGAAAACATTATGTGAATTATTAGAGCGTACACCTCGCTATACATCAAATGTAAACGTATGTCAGCATATTTTTGGATACTTTAAAAAGGATTTAAAAAAAGAAGAAAAGGAACATTTTCTATCACTCCTTCATAAATATGTGGAGAAAAAAATTCCACTTAGTAATTTGCTTGCGCTTTTAAAATCATGGGCTCTTCGGTTTGAAGAAGACTATTTATTGCGACAGACATACTTTGAACCGTATCCAGAAGCACTAGTAGAAATTTCAGATTCTGGAAAAGGAAGAGATTATTAA
- a CDS encoding aminoacyl-histidine dipeptidase yields MYTNLEQLTKHPVFHHFAEISKIPRGSGNEQEISDYLVKFAQERNLEVVQDKALNVIIKKPATAGYENVPAIIIQGHMDMVCEKNQATVHDFEKDPIQLRIVGDMLYANQTTLGADNGIAVGYALALLDAKDIPHPALEVVITTEEETTMGGAFAVDPKHFDGKIFINIDSEEDHKLLVSSAGGAKAVETIPVVWEEVPADTAAYRLYVGGLKGGHSGMEIDKERGNANKVLGRVLHDLSNEISFDISEIHGGLKTNAIPRESIATILLSAGDVQKVEEKVEEWTRILQEELRAVDPDVHVSLTKLEEIVETVFAKETQKQLISSLFLIPNGIQSMSMDIKGLVVSSTNLGVVETLHNEIKLRNEVRSSVSSLKQHIVDEIKHIAELVGAQFEKESEYPEWPYNPNSPIRDLFEKVHKEKYNKDAEIFAVHAGIECGVFVQKMHGLDAISLGPDIFNVHTPDEHISISSVINNWEYFIEVMRETKSLV; encoded by the coding sequence ATGTATACTAATCTAGAACAACTAACAAAACATCCTGTATTTCATCATTTTGCAGAAATTTCAAAGATTCCAAGAGGATCTGGTAATGAGCAAGAAATTAGTGATTATTTAGTGAAGTTTGCACAAGAGCGAAATTTAGAGGTTGTGCAAGATAAAGCCTTAAACGTGATTATAAAAAAACCAGCAACTGCGGGTTATGAGAATGTGCCTGCTATTATTATTCAAGGTCATATGGATATGGTTTGTGAAAAGAACCAAGCAACAGTTCATGATTTTGAGAAGGACCCGATTCAATTACGAATAGTTGGAGATATGTTGTATGCAAACCAAACAACATTAGGTGCTGACAATGGGATTGCAGTTGGTTATGCGTTAGCATTGTTAGACGCAAAAGACATTCCGCATCCAGCTCTTGAAGTTGTCATTACTACAGAGGAAGAAACAACAATGGGCGGTGCTTTTGCGGTTGATCCGAAGCATTTTGATGGGAAAATCTTTATTAATATCGATTCTGAAGAAGATCATAAATTGTTAGTGAGCAGTGCGGGTGGAGCAAAAGCAGTTGAAACCATTCCAGTTGTATGGGAAGAAGTGCCTGCTGATACGGCAGCATATCGTTTATACGTTGGTGGCCTAAAAGGTGGTCATTCCGGTATGGAAATTGATAAAGAACGCGGAAATGCTAATAAAGTGCTAGGTAGAGTGCTTCATGATTTATCAAATGAAATCTCATTTGATATTAGTGAAATTCATGGTGGATTAAAAACAAACGCAATTCCACGTGAAAGTATCGCGACAATTTTACTTTCTGCAGGTGATGTGCAAAAGGTAGAAGAGAAAGTAGAAGAATGGACACGCATTTTACAAGAAGAACTACGTGCGGTTGATCCAGATGTCCATGTTTCTCTTACAAAGTTAGAAGAAATTGTGGAAACAGTATTTGCAAAAGAAACACAAAAACAGCTTATTTCTTCTTTATTCTTAATTCCAAATGGTATTCAAAGCATGAGTATGGATATTAAAGGACTTGTTGTAAGTTCTACAAACTTAGGTGTTGTCGAAACGTTACATAATGAAATCAAGTTAAGAAACGAAGTAAGAAGTTCTGTAAGTAGCTTAAAACAACATATTGTAGATGAAATTAAGCACATTGCAGAATTAGTTGGTGCGCAGTTCGAGAAGGAATCTGAGTATCCAGAATGGCCCTATAATCCAAATTCACCAATTCGTGATTTATTTGAAAAGGTGCATAAAGAAAAATATAATAAAGATGCTGAAATCTTTGCAGTACATGCAGGCATTGAATGTGGTGTGTTTGTCCAAAAAATGCATGGATTAGATGCAATTTCACTTGGACCAGACATTTTTAATGTTCATACACCAGATGAACATATTAGTATTTCGTCTGTAATCAATAACTGGGAATACTTTATCGAAGTAATGCGAGAAACAAAATCACTTGTTTAA